In Vogesella indigofera, one genomic interval encodes:
- a CDS encoding DUF2804 domain-containing protein has product MHERGVPAFGMYRGTVEQLSWQALKAPLAKQLTRQLHHKRWQYAAIGHADFFIGVAVVDTGWCGSAFAYLFDRRRRELVASFSSNGLPLVSTRIENRSFGDATFRQGKNCIAFRRADGRLELTVNTPALRLAAHIALPAPHSVMAAIAPANWLAHATHKSSALPISGFADCGGRQLALDDAIASLDASNGLLARDTAWRWASAHDHRIGFNLQQGYMGDAENAVWLDGVPHRVGPARFDFDAAQPLAPWQIYTDDGAVALTFTPEGARQHDQDLLIAASRYLQPIGCFSGRIIHPHTGVAHPVSQLLGITEDHHSRW; this is encoded by the coding sequence GTGCACGAACGCGGCGTGCCGGCCTTCGGCATGTACCGCGGCACCGTCGAACAACTGTCGTGGCAGGCGCTGAAGGCGCCGCTGGCCAAGCAATTGACGCGCCAGCTGCACCACAAGCGCTGGCAATACGCCGCCATCGGCCACGCCGACTTCTTCATCGGCGTGGCGGTGGTCGATACCGGCTGGTGCGGCAGCGCCTTTGCCTACCTGTTCGACCGCCGCCGCCGCGAGCTGGTCGCCAGCTTCAGCAGCAACGGCCTGCCCCTGGTGTCCACCCGCATCGAAAACCGCAGCTTTGGCGACGCCACCTTCCGCCAGGGCAAGAACTGCATCGCCTTCCGTCGCGCCGACGGCCGCCTGGAGCTGACCGTCAACACCCCGGCGCTGCGGCTGGCGGCACACATCGCGCTGCCGGCGCCGCACAGCGTGATGGCCGCCATCGCCCCCGCCAACTGGCTGGCGCACGCCACCCACAAGAGCAGCGCGCTGCCGATCAGCGGCTTTGCCGACTGCGGCGGCCGGCAGCTGGCGCTGGATGACGCCATCGCCAGCCTCGACGCCTCCAACGGCCTGCTGGCGCGCGACACCGCGTGGCGCTGGGCCAGCGCCCACGACCACCGCATCGGCTTCAACCTGCAGCAGGGCTATATGGGCGACGCCGAGAACGCGGTGTGGCTGGACGGCGTGCCGCACCGCGTCGGCCCCGCCCGCTTCGACTTCGATGCCGCGCAGCCGCTGGCACCGTGGCAGATCTACACCGACGACGGCGCGGTGGCGCTGACCTTCACCCCGGAAGGCGCGCGCCAGCACGACCAGGACCTGCTGATTGCCGCCAGCCGCTACCTGCAGCCGATCGGCTGTTTCAGCGGCCGCATCATCCATCCGCACACCGGCGTCGCGCACCCGGTGTCGCAGCTGCTCGGCATCACCGAAGACCACCACTCGCGCTGGTAG
- a CDS encoding MBL fold metallo-hydrolase — protein MNPQVHASFDPVTWTISYVVYDQRGGHAAIIDPVLDYDPKSGRTATTAADRLLAFVREQQLTLDWIIETHAHADHLSAAAYLKQQLGGRIAIGQQIDGVQRVFKGIFNLETGFATDGRQFDHLFADGDTFAIGQLQAQVIAVPGHTPADMAYHIGDAIFVGDTLFLPDVGTARCDFPGGNAAALYRSIRRLLSFPDHTRLFMCHDYPPDGRAPQWQCTVAEQRAHNIHVHDGISEADFVQLREARDATLAMPVLILPAIQVNIRAGQLPPAEDNGTAYLKIPLNLL, from the coding sequence ATGAATCCCCAAGTCCACGCCAGTTTCGATCCCGTCACCTGGACCATCAGCTATGTGGTGTACGACCAGCGCGGCGGCCATGCGGCGATCATCGACCCGGTGCTGGACTACGATCCCAAGTCCGGGCGCACCGCCACCACCGCAGCCGACCGGCTGCTGGCCTTCGTGCGCGAGCAGCAGCTGACGCTGGACTGGATCATCGAAACCCACGCCCACGCCGACCACCTGTCCGCCGCCGCCTATCTGAAACAGCAGCTGGGCGGCCGCATCGCCATCGGTCAACAGATCGACGGCGTGCAGCGCGTGTTCAAGGGCATTTTCAATCTCGAAACCGGCTTCGCCACCGACGGTCGGCAATTTGACCACCTTTTTGCCGATGGCGACACCTTTGCCATCGGCCAGCTGCAGGCGCAGGTCATCGCTGTGCCCGGTCACACGCCGGCCGACATGGCCTATCACATCGGCGACGCGATCTTTGTCGGCGATACCCTGTTCCTGCCCGATGTCGGCACCGCGCGCTGCGACTTTCCCGGCGGCAATGCCGCGGCACTATACCGCTCCATCCGCCGGCTGTTGTCGTTTCCTGACCACACCCGGCTGTTCATGTGCCACGACTACCCGCCGGATGGCCGCGCGCCGCAGTGGCAGTGCACGGTGGCGGAGCAGCGCGCGCACAACATCCACGTCCACGACGGCATCAGCGAGGCCGACTTCGTGCAGCTGCGCGAGGCGCGCGACGCGACGCTGGCGATGCCGGTACTGATCCTGCCGGCGATCCAGGTCAATATCCGCGCCGGCCAGCTGCCGCCGGCCGAGGACAATGGCACCGCCTACTTAAAGATTCCGCTGAATCTGCTGTAA
- a CDS encoding ArsR/SmtB family transcription factor, translating to MDLSILHDNASRATSLLKSLANEDRLLLLCQLVDGEKSVSELERLTGIRQPTLSQQLGVLRNEALVNTRREGKWIYYSVASQEAMAILGTLHSLFCADDAGPKPPSP from the coding sequence ATGGATCTGAGCATCTTGCATGACAACGCGTCACGCGCCACCAGCCTGCTGAAGAGCCTGGCCAACGAAGACCGGCTGCTGCTGCTGTGTCAGCTGGTGGACGGCGAGAAGAGCGTGTCCGAGCTGGAACGGCTGACCGGCATCCGCCAGCCGACGCTGTCGCAGCAGCTGGGCGTGCTGCGCAACGAGGCGCTGGTCAACACCCGGCGCGAGGGCAAGTGGATCTACTACAGTGTAGCCAGCCAGGAGGCGATGGCCATCCTCGGCACGCTGCACAGCCTGTTTTGTGCCGACGACGCGGGGCCGAAACCGCCGTCACCCTGA
- a CDS encoding YeeE/YedE family protein encodes MNIIWDPSALLAALTGGVLIGLAAAWMALGLGRIAGISGLLGGLVDGAPDRAVRAAFVGGLLLAPALYLLLRGELPAVKMMVDTPQLLLAGLLVGIGTRFASGCTSGHGVCGLSRLSPRSLVATLSFMGAGFAAVYLLRHLLA; translated from the coding sequence ATGAACATCATCTGGGATCCATCCGCACTGCTGGCGGCGCTGACCGGCGGCGTGCTGATCGGGCTGGCCGCGGCGTGGATGGCGCTGGGGCTGGGACGCATTGCTGGCATCAGCGGCCTGCTCGGCGGCCTGGTCGACGGTGCGCCGGACCGCGCCGTGCGCGCCGCCTTTGTCGGCGGCCTGCTGCTGGCGCCGGCGCTGTACCTGCTGCTGCGCGGCGAGCTGCCGGCGGTCAAGATGATGGTCGATACCCCGCAGCTGCTGCTGGCCGGGCTGCTGGTCGGCATCGGCACCCGCTTTGCCTCCGGCTGCACCAGCGGCCACGGCGTCTGCGGCCTGTCGCGGTTGTCGCCGCGCTCGCTGGTGGCGACGCTGTCGTTCATGGGCGCCGGCTTTGCCGCGGTCTACCTGCTGCGCCACCTGCTGGCGTGA
- a CDS encoding DUF6691 family protein gives MKHHAQAGQAFAIGLLFGVGLLLSGMSNPQKVIGFLDLAGAWDPSLALVMGGAIAVGLPLFRIAESRSQRQLPSWSGAPIHLPGKSGITPRLVLGSVLFGIGWGIAGICPGPGLVLVGSLQWPGLVFVLAMVAGMLLFRPLDKVLSR, from the coding sequence ATGAAACATCATGCACAAGCAGGGCAGGCGTTCGCCATCGGCCTGCTGTTCGGCGTCGGCCTGCTGCTGTCGGGGATGAGCAATCCGCAGAAGGTGATCGGTTTCCTCGATCTCGCCGGGGCCTGGGATCCGTCGCTGGCGCTGGTGATGGGCGGCGCCATCGCCGTCGGCCTGCCGCTGTTCCGCATCGCCGAGTCGCGTAGCCAGCGCCAGCTGCCGTCGTGGTCGGGCGCGCCCATCCACCTGCCGGGCAAGAGCGGCATCACGCCGCGGCTGGTGCTGGGCAGCGTGTTGTTCGGCATCGGCTGGGGCATCGCCGGCATCTGTCCCGGACCGGGACTGGTGCTGGTGGGCAGCCTGCAGTGGCCGGGGCTGGTGTTCGTGCTGGCGATGGTGGCGGGCATGCTGCTGTTCCGGCCGCTGGACAAAGTGCTGTCGCGATGA
- a CDS encoding SulP family inorganic anion transporter, translating to MSWLPRWLRHYRRADLPGDVSAGVIVTLLLVPQGLAYALVAGLPPEAGLYASLLPLLLYAFSGGSHAQSVGPMAVTSLLVAATLSRLAAAGSDDYLLAAIWLALLSGAMLFLFGLLRLGFLADALSQPVLAGFTAASALLIVLSQLAPLAGFRAAGASLPDIAQAFLTHVAALNPLALLLGLVALLLLVLARRYLAPLLHALGLAAGVARTLSRTAPMLVVLGGLLAVTLAGWQSRLPVVGVVPGGLPSLRLAALPSLGLAPLVMPAFFIALINYVQSLSVAQMLAAPRRESIDPDRELLALGLCNLGAGLSGGFPVTGGLTRSVVNADAGANTQLASLITAALMVLLLSTATALLANLPLAVLAATIIASVAVMIDFRTLRAAWRTERADAVAFAVTFLLVLALGVDAGIVAGVVISLSVWLMRSSRPHIAVLGRVPGTEHFRNVLRYHTEPLPGVLLLRVDESLFFGNARHVGNAIQQLAAASPDSHSLLLVMSAVNRLDMTALSMLERLDDGLAERGIRLHLAEVKGPVLDVCKRAGLAVRFDGRLHLSTHIAIQQLCPGSDYQI from the coding sequence ATGAGCTGGCTGCCGCGCTGGCTGCGCCATTACCGCCGCGCCGACCTGCCCGGCGATGTCAGCGCCGGGGTGATCGTCACCCTGCTGCTGGTGCCGCAGGGGCTGGCCTATGCGCTGGTGGCCGGCCTGCCGCCGGAGGCCGGCCTCTACGCCAGCCTGCTGCCGCTGCTGCTGTACGCGTTCAGCGGCGGCAGCCACGCGCAGTCGGTGGGACCGATGGCGGTGACCTCGCTGCTGGTGGCGGCGACGCTGTCAAGGTTGGCCGCAGCCGGCAGCGACGACTACCTGCTGGCCGCCATCTGGCTGGCGCTGCTGTCCGGCGCCATGCTGTTCCTGTTCGGCCTGCTGCGCCTCGGCTTCCTCGCCGACGCGCTGTCGCAGCCGGTGCTGGCCGGTTTCACCGCCGCCTCGGCGCTGCTGATCGTGCTGTCGCAGCTGGCGCCGCTGGCCGGCTTCCGCGCCGCTGGCGCCAGCCTGCCGGACATCGCGCAGGCCTTCCTCACCCATGTCGCGGCACTCAATCCGCTGGCGCTGCTGCTGGGGCTCGTCGCGCTGCTGCTGCTGGTGCTGGCGCGGCGCTATCTGGCGCCGCTGCTGCACGCGCTGGGGCTGGCCGCCGGCGTGGCGCGCACGCTGTCGCGCACCGCGCCGATGCTGGTGGTGCTCGGCGGCCTGCTGGCGGTGACGCTGGCCGGCTGGCAGTCGCGGCTGCCGGTGGTCGGCGTGGTGCCCGGCGGGCTGCCGTCGCTGCGGCTGGCGGCCTTGCCGTCGCTGGGCCTCGCGCCGCTGGTGATGCCGGCCTTCTTCATCGCGCTGATCAACTACGTGCAGAGCCTGTCGGTGGCGCAGATGCTGGCCGCGCCGCGGCGCGAAAGCATCGACCCCGACCGCGAGCTGCTGGCGCTGGGGCTGTGCAATCTCGGCGCCGGCCTTAGCGGCGGCTTTCCGGTCACCGGCGGCCTGACCCGCTCGGTGGTCAATGCCGACGCCGGCGCCAATACCCAGCTCGCGTCGCTGATCACCGCCGCGCTGATGGTGCTGCTGCTGAGCACCGCCACCGCGCTGCTGGCCAATCTGCCGCTGGCGGTGCTGGCCGCCACCATCATCGCCTCGGTGGCGGTGATGATCGATTTCCGCACGCTGCGTGCCGCGTGGCGCACCGAACGCGCCGACGCGGTGGCGTTTGCCGTCACCTTCCTGCTGGTGCTGGCGCTGGGCGTCGATGCCGGCATCGTCGCCGGGGTGGTGATCTCGCTGTCGGTGTGGCTGATGCGCAGCAGCCGGCCGCACATCGCGGTGCTGGGACGGGTGCCCGGCACCGAGCACTTCCGCAACGTGCTGCGCTACCACACCGAGCCGCTGCCCGGCGTGCTGCTGCTGCGCGTCGACGAAAGCCTGTTCTTCGGCAATGCCCGCCACGTCGGCAATGCCATCCAGCAGCTGGCCGCCGCCAGCCCGGACAGCCACAGCCTGTTGCTGGTGATGAGCGCGGTCAATCGCCTCGACATGACTGCACTTTCGATGCTGGAGCGACTAGACGACGGCCTCGCCGAGCGCGGCATCCGCCTGCACCTGGCCGAGGTCAAGGGCCCGGTACTGGACGTGTGCAAGCGCGCCGGGCTGGCGGTGCGCTTTGACGGCCGCCTGCACCTGTCCACCCACATCGCCATCCAGCAGCTATGCCCCGGCAGCGACTACCAGATCTGA
- a CDS encoding M48 family metalloprotease, translating into MKRHSRRALFVASLLATLAAPPLFAANDLPSLGTVAESALPQAEENRIGRDILRSLRGDGDVIDDAEVNAYLADLGGRLAAGAQLPGMRFAFFAVNDRSINAFALPGGVIGVHSGLLLATQSEGELASVLAHEIAHVSQRHLARMQEGEGNRHLLMLAAILAGVLASNASNGDVSAGMVNAGVGLAASRQLAYSRDFEREADRIGMQYLTAAGFDARSMAGFFDRLQQTHRHNDNNAFGFLRTHPLTGERVSEAQNRAQGYPLRMRADSSDFLLMREKLRLATLGAAEAERHYRTALVAGRFLQPGATYYGLARALLQLGRYDEAQQALASAQRQLPPHPALLLLDGDIQRAAANLDGALVRYQQALQQFPSNDALWLARIDTLLQARRSAEARQQIELALKRAPDNAALWRLAARSYGEGDALRYHAALGHAFYIEQEFESARIQYQLASRAGGDDFYLRSTVEARLREIDSQHPAKPR; encoded by the coding sequence ATGAAACGACACTCCCGCCGTGCCCTGTTCGTCGCCAGCCTGCTCGCCACCCTGGCCGCGCCGCCGCTGTTTGCCGCCAACGACCTGCCCAGCCTCGGCACGGTGGCCGAGTCCGCCTTGCCGCAGGCGGAGGAAAACCGCATCGGCCGCGACATCCTGCGTTCGCTGCGCGGCGACGGCGACGTGATCGACGACGCCGAGGTCAACGCCTATCTCGCCGATCTCGGCGGGCGGCTGGCCGCCGGCGCGCAGCTGCCGGGGATGCGTTTTGCCTTCTTCGCCGTCAACGACCGCAGCATCAACGCCTTCGCGCTGCCCGGCGGCGTCATCGGCGTGCACAGCGGCCTGCTGCTGGCGACGCAGAGCGAGGGCGAACTGGCCTCGGTGCTGGCGCACGAGATCGCCCACGTCAGCCAGCGCCATCTGGCGCGGATGCAGGAGGGCGAGGGCAACCGCCACCTGCTGATGCTGGCGGCGATCCTGGCTGGGGTGCTGGCGTCCAATGCCTCCAACGGCGACGTCAGCGCCGGCATGGTCAACGCCGGCGTCGGCCTCGCCGCCAGCCGCCAGCTGGCCTACTCGCGCGATTTCGAACGCGAGGCCGACCGCATCGGCATGCAGTACCTGACCGCCGCCGGCTTCGACGCGCGCAGCATGGCCGGCTTTTTCGACCGCCTGCAGCAGACGCACCGCCACAACGACAACAACGCCTTCGGCTTCCTGCGCACCCACCCGCTGACCGGCGAGCGCGTCAGCGAGGCGCAGAACCGCGCGCAGGGCTATCCGCTGCGCATGCGCGCCGACAGCAGCGATTTCCTGCTGATGCGCGAGAAGCTGAGGCTGGCCACCCTCGGTGCCGCCGAGGCCGAGCGCCACTACCGCACCGCGCTGGTGGCCGGCCGCTTCCTGCAGCCGGGCGCCACCTACTATGGCCTCGCGCGCGCGCTGCTGCAGCTGGGCCGCTACGACGAGGCGCAGCAGGCGCTGGCCAGCGCGCAGCGGCAACTGCCGCCGCATCCGGCATTGCTGCTGCTGGACGGCGACATCCAGCGCGCTGCGGCCAACCTTGACGGCGCACTGGTGCGCTACCAGCAGGCGCTGCAGCAATTCCCGTCCAACGACGCGCTGTGGCTGGCGCGCATCGACACCCTGCTGCAGGCGCGGCGCAGCGCCGAGGCCCGGCAGCAGATCGAGCTGGCGCTGAAGCGCGCTCCCGACAACGCCGCGCTGTGGCGGCTGGCGGCACGCAGCTACGGCGAGGGCGACGCGTTGCGCTACCACGCCGCGCTCGGCCACGCGTTCTATATCGAACAGGAGTTTGAATCGGCGCGCATCCAGTACCAGCTCGCCAGCCGCGCCGGCGGCGACGACTTCTACCTGCGCTCCACCGTCGAGGCGCGTTTGCGCGAAATCGACAGCCAGCATCCGGCCAAGCCGCGCTGA